One Acidobacteriota bacterium genomic region harbors:
- a CDS encoding cytochrome C, producing MTFSTRRDPLNHHSRKRRWLPLLALLLFPVLLLPLLAGWASADEAGEREGYDREEGSWQAAEGDLYLRQSRAATRAPDPAEDYGLGDGHISRLEPYPELQKGDRTPFDLWRYGGRAGHSSGSPVLPMPFEQWVTFNLERKPQLMEEVRAYMSSRFDFSGEPIPGVTMSGGWKPVMQGPVARLPEGVASWEELAALSPDQIKERDLFPYKPLAHPLQTTAHMVFPDVWLEAHPEHRRIDVDHDFPDAYLPEFPPPMFLTTHKELGDVTGGREVTFGNYWEIFDGLLTGEQMEGLKELLRPTPTTWFNQTHHRVTEAPSEGVSCLACHVNGHTNGAFELAPDSRPNLARLRVDTPTLRGNFNAMQLSSKRSIRSLDHFSEVEEYFDGDPGGLGQPIGLAARQRSVTNRMGDFNAILDYAPAPKLGPLMRLIPEKATAAELRGEELFHGKAQCAACHYGPAFTDDYLHDLQVERFYQGRPEGPIKTFALRGIKDSPPYLHDGRLPTLHDTVEFFNLVLDLDLDGQEKEDLVAFLLCL from the coding sequence ATGACGTTCTCGACCCGAAGAGACCCGCTGAACCACCATTCGCGTAAACGCCGGTGGCTGCCACTGCTGGCGCTCCTGTTGTTCCCCGTCTTGCTGCTGCCCTTGCTCGCCGGGTGGGCCTCCGCCGACGAGGCTGGGGAACGCGAGGGCTATGACCGAGAAGAAGGATCCTGGCAGGCGGCGGAGGGGGATTTGTACCTTCGCCAGAGCCGGGCCGCCACCCGAGCTCCGGACCCGGCGGAAGACTATGGTCTCGGTGACGGGCACATCTCCCGCCTCGAGCCCTACCCCGAGCTCCAAAAGGGGGATCGCACTCCCTTCGATCTGTGGCGCTACGGAGGGCGAGCGGGCCACTCCTCCGGCAGTCCGGTTCTTCCCATGCCCTTCGAGCAGTGGGTGACCTTCAACCTGGAGCGCAAGCCGCAGCTGATGGAAGAAGTCCGCGCCTACATGAGCTCGCGCTTCGACTTTAGCGGCGAGCCCATTCCCGGGGTGACCATGTCTGGCGGCTGGAAGCCGGTGATGCAGGGGCCGGTAGCTCGGCTCCCCGAGGGGGTGGCGAGTTGGGAGGAACTGGCCGCCCTCTCTCCCGACCAGATCAAGGAGCGGGATCTCTTCCCCTACAAGCCCCTGGCCCACCCGCTCCAGACCACCGCCCACATGGTCTTTCCCGATGTCTGGCTGGAAGCCCACCCCGAGCATCGGCGCATCGACGTCGACCACGACTTCCCCGATGCCTACCTGCCGGAGTTCCCACCTCCCATGTTCCTCACCACGCACAAAGAGCTGGGGGACGTCACCGGGGGCCGCGAGGTCACCTTCGGCAACTATTGGGAGATCTTCGACGGATTGCTCACCGGAGAGCAGATGGAGGGGCTCAAGGAGCTCCTGCGCCCGACCCCCACGACCTGGTTCAACCAGACGCACCACCGGGTGACCGAGGCTCCCAGCGAGGGGGTCTCCTGCCTGGCCTGTCACGTCAACGGGCACACCAACGGCGCCTTCGAGCTCGCCCCCGATAGCCGCCCCAACCTCGCCCGGCTACGGGTCGACACTCCAACCCTGCGCGGCAATTTCAACGCCATGCAGCTGTCCTCGAAGCGCTCCATCCGCAGCCTCGACCATTTCTCCGAGGTGGAGGAATACTTCGACGGCGATCCCGGGGGGCTCGGTCAGCCCATCGGCCTGGCGGCCCGTCAGCGTTCGGTGACCAACCGCATGGGGGATTTCAACGCCATCCTCGACTACGCCCCGGCCCCCAAGCTCGGGCCCCTGATGCGGCTCATTCCGGAGAAGGCCACCGCCGCTGAGCTGCGCGGGGAAGAGCTCTTCCACGGCAAGGCCCAATGCGCCGCCTGCCACTACGGCCCCGCCTTCACCGACGACTACCTCCACGATCTGCAGGTCGAGCGTTTCTACCAGGGGCGTCCGGAAGGGCCGATCAAGACCTTCGCCCTGCGCGGCATCAAGGATTCCCCGCCCTACCTGCACGATGGCCGTCTGCCGACCCTCCACGACACGGTGGAGTTCTTCAACCTCGTCCTCGACCTCGACCTCGATGGTCAGGAGAAGGAGGACCTGGTGGCGTTCCTGCTGTGTCTGTAG
- a CDS encoding FAD-dependent oxidoreductase, whose product MSLREIFEQFPEAIAERVRWVTEKEVPAAGRHVVYWMHHAVRGHENPALDAAMLAAVALEVPLLVYQGLGGGHRFDNDRHHTFILEGARDVRAELAERGIVHAFHLGEDPTQPAPLHGLAESAALVVTEDFPAPPFPRWTQKLAARTAAPVWAVDTACVVPMRLVSKPYDRAFRFRNAIQSLLAERLGRPWIEVDERPLRFDLKDLPFEDTDLAALDSPQAMAEVVARCPIDHTVGPVHHTRGGSVAGYERWRSFKQHGLKGYAARRNDATQDGVSRLSAYLHHGHVSPLRIAREAAAMAATGMGKGAEKYLDELIVWRELAHNLCCHRHREVESLAILPNWARETLEEHAGDGEALPWETLARGRTGDRLWDLCQASLVRHGELHNNVRMTWGKAIVGWAGGPQRALELLLDLNHRFALDGSDPNSYGGLLWCLGLFDRPFQPERPVLGTVRSRSTQSHARRLDLEAYAQKVLAPATERPLEVAVVGAGLAGLACARTLADHGHRVRVFDKARGVGGRMSTRRAEELRYDHGAQYFTARNARLRRWVDSWCQAGVVARWEGRIAVLEEGTVELKKSTTERFVGVPGMNALCKHLSQEAGTQELGTQDLELTLQTRVTRLLRDESAENGGPAWRLEAEDGSELGSYDAVVVTAPATQAAELLEAAAPRLAVAARKAETAPCWAVMVTFPQPLELDFDGAFVHGSPLSWIARNASKPGRPEGESWVLHASPEWSREHLELSREEVAPLLLEALRRAVGKLGSPALAGDPAHLTAHRWRYALPTEPLPEPCLFDPELHLAAAGDWCGGPRVEGAFLSGCAAAGRTLSLRPRARPSEDAARTPVQAQLWEA is encoded by the coding sequence ATGAGCTTGCGAGAGATCTTTGAGCAGTTCCCCGAGGCCATCGCCGAGCGGGTGCGGTGGGTGACGGAGAAAGAGGTCCCGGCGGCAGGGCGGCACGTGGTGTATTGGATGCACCATGCCGTACGCGGCCACGAGAACCCGGCGCTGGATGCGGCGATGCTGGCAGCGGTGGCGTTGGAGGTGCCGCTGCTGGTCTACCAAGGGCTGGGGGGCGGGCATCGCTTCGACAACGACCGCCACCACACCTTCATCCTCGAAGGCGCCCGGGATGTGCGGGCGGAGCTGGCGGAGCGGGGCATCGTCCACGCTTTTCACCTGGGCGAGGATCCGACACAGCCCGCGCCGCTGCACGGGCTAGCGGAGAGCGCCGCGCTGGTGGTGACGGAGGACTTCCCGGCACCGCCTTTTCCCCGCTGGACGCAGAAGCTGGCTGCGCGGACCGCGGCGCCGGTGTGGGCGGTGGACACGGCCTGCGTGGTGCCCATGAGGCTGGTGTCCAAGCCCTACGACCGCGCCTTCCGCTTTCGCAACGCCATCCAGAGCCTGCTGGCGGAGCGCCTCGGGCGACCCTGGATCGAGGTCGATGAAAGGCCCCTGCGCTTCGATCTCAAGGATCTGCCCTTCGAGGACACCGACCTGGCAGCGCTGGACTCGCCCCAGGCCATGGCGGAGGTGGTGGCGCGCTGCCCCATCGATCACACCGTCGGGCCGGTGCACCACACCCGCGGCGGCTCCGTAGCCGGGTACGAACGCTGGCGGAGCTTCAAGCAACACGGCCTCAAGGGCTATGCGGCACGGCGCAACGACGCCACTCAGGACGGCGTCAGCCGCCTCTCGGCCTATCTCCACCACGGCCACGTCTCGCCCCTGCGCATCGCCCGGGAGGCGGCGGCGATGGCTGCCACGGGGATGGGCAAAGGGGCGGAGAAGTACCTCGACGAGCTCATCGTCTGGCGGGAGCTGGCCCACAACCTGTGCTGCCATCGGCATCGGGAGGTGGAGTCGCTGGCGATTCTGCCGAATTGGGCTCGGGAGACTCTGGAAGAACACGCCGGGGATGGGGAAGCGCTGCCCTGGGAAACCCTCGCCCGAGGCCGCACCGGCGACCGCCTCTGGGACCTCTGCCAGGCGTCGCTGGTACGCCACGGCGAGCTGCACAACAACGTCCGCATGACCTGGGGCAAGGCCATCGTCGGCTGGGCCGGAGGTCCCCAGCGGGCGCTGGAGCTCCTCCTCGACCTCAACCACCGCTTCGCCCTCGACGGTTCCGACCCCAATTCCTACGGCGGCCTGCTGTGGTGCCTGGGGCTTTTCGATCGGCCCTTTCAACCGGAACGGCCGGTGCTGGGAACGGTACGCTCGCGCTCCACCCAGAGTCACGCCCGCCGCCTCGACCTCGAAGCCTACGCGCAGAAAGTTCTCGCACCGGCCACCGAGCGGCCGCTGGAGGTGGCGGTGGTGGGCGCCGGCCTCGCCGGCCTCGCCTGTGCCCGCACCCTCGCCGACCACGGTCATCGAGTACGAGTCTTCGACAAAGCCCGGGGCGTCGGGGGGCGTATGTCCACCCGCCGGGCGGAGGAGCTGCGCTACGACCACGGCGCCCAATATTTCACCGCCCGCAACGCGCGTTTGCGCCGCTGGGTCGACTCCTGGTGCCAGGCCGGGGTGGTGGCGCGCTGGGAGGGGCGCATCGCGGTGCTGGAAGAGGGAACCGTGGAGCTCAAGAAGTCCACCACCGAGCGCTTCGTCGGCGTGCCGGGGATGAACGCACTGTGCAAGCACCTGTCTCAGGAAGCAGGGACTCAAGAACTTGGGACTCAGGACCTGGAACTGACCCTGCAAACCCGGGTGACGAGGCTCCTGCGGGACGAGTCGGCAGAGAATGGCGGCCCTGCCTGGCGGCTGGAAGCGGAGGACGGGAGCGAGCTGGGCTCCTACGATGCGGTGGTGGTGACGGCGCCGGCGACTCAGGCCGCAGAGCTGCTGGAGGCCGCCGCCCCTCGCCTGGCGGTCGCCGCCCGAAAGGCGGAGACGGCCCCCTGCTGGGCCGTGATGGTCACCTTCCCCCAACCCTTGGAGCTGGACTTCGACGGCGCCTTCGTCCACGGCTCGCCGCTAAGCTGGATCGCCCGCAACGCCTCCAAGCCGGGCCGTCCGGAAGGCGAATCCTGGGTGCTCCACGCCTCTCCCGAGTGGTCCCGGGAGCACCTGGAGCTATCTCGGGAGGAGGTGGCGCCGCTGCTCCTGGAGGCCCTCCGCCGAGCTGTGGGCAAGCTGGGAAGCCCGGCCCTGGCCGGCGACCCCGCTCACCTCACGGCCCACCGCTGGCGCTACGCCTTACCGACCGAGCCGCTGCCCGAGCCCTGCCTCTTCGACCCGGAGCTCCATCTCGCCGCCGCCGGAGATTGGTGCGGCGGCCCGCGGGTGGAAGGCGCCTTCCTCTCCGGCTGCGCCGCCGCCGGGCGAACTCTCTCGCTACGACCGCGCGCCAGGCCTTCCGAAGACGCCGCGAGGACGCCGGTTCAGGCGCAGCTCTGGGAAGCCTAG
- a CDS encoding DUF11 domain-containing protein, with protein MLLKSTRTIRSLVFCAVLGALFLLTSLPAAAEGSRELMDFEEAQGGDARYAMRNADSIVNARPGWVIFEVYAQAGETLHVGSNTTHTGNGNIYVWEPGTPVISDTFPSALFASAALDCVAQAGGDTNVGLIDTRAKEQAGPEVTPGDGGYASCQLAAATSGLYSVMFRAVVDSGSNPSNMSISDPNIGTQNTTGVHAWDVTVRDSGGTDQPGRLMSRWLALYETAGGGPDQQIFVLTRDGHRYRAIFDELNGISWFMFSNNKGVQDRATGEPTYLSWASSQANDPMDPQFIHPVYADDTAEDVTNRIFVNPPDPTTITGASGLGEILGYQAGPGFLPAPTNLQFDGTASGGGTAMAPNGFTDSVFTFGSDPSLNGVRYSLTIDADRNGSYGDTIDRRLSGVFDSTGNTLSYDGTDGLGDPLDFDQIYTARIQGTGAEVHFPLTDVENFGNGLTIERLTNPGAGDVFRAAYDDFNGSALTNTMPVSLPGGGDSSVTGFHSWSANSGNRDTIDTWTFTAVTGPAVTQFAVGSPAGGVPPAFSKTFSPNPVAALEVTTLTFFIDNLANPVAANNLDFSDTFPAGMTVADPANAATDCTGGTLTAAPGAGSMSYTGGSIAANSLCSVSVDVTSDTQGLSANVSGELTSDLGSSGTATDTLEVLAPLPVADLATVKQASAANVESGGTLTYTITVTNNSATVTVPDVVVIDDLPLEVTLLGSSGCAEDPLGAPICTLGSLAPGASTFYTLEVQVDAADGASLVNTAIATSEQTNDDDPTNDISVAEVTVGLVAIPTLDVVGFSMLALLLLTAALRRLRRI; from the coding sequence ATGCTGCTGAAATCTACCCGGACCATCCGGTCCTTGGTCTTCTGCGCCGTTCTCGGCGCGCTCTTTCTGCTCACCTCGCTCCCCGCCGCCGCCGAAGGCAGCCGCGAGTTGATGGACTTTGAGGAAGCGCAAGGGGGCGACGCTCGCTACGCCATGCGCAACGCGGACTCGATCGTCAACGCGAGACCCGGCTGGGTCATCTTCGAGGTCTACGCCCAGGCCGGCGAGACCCTCCACGTGGGATCGAATACCACGCACACCGGCAACGGCAACATCTACGTGTGGGAGCCGGGCACTCCGGTGATCTCCGACACCTTCCCCAGCGCCCTCTTCGCCAGTGCCGCCTTGGACTGCGTGGCCCAGGCCGGTGGCGACACCAACGTCGGCCTCATCGATACCCGCGCCAAGGAACAGGCGGGGCCCGAGGTCACTCCCGGCGACGGCGGCTACGCCTCCTGTCAGCTCGCCGCCGCCACCTCCGGGCTGTATTCGGTGATGTTCCGCGCCGTCGTCGACAGTGGCTCCAACCCCTCGAACATGTCCATCAGTGATCCCAACATCGGCACCCAAAACACTACCGGCGTCCACGCTTGGGACGTGACGGTGCGCGACAGCGGGGGCACGGATCAGCCCGGGCGCCTGATGTCCCGCTGGCTCGCGCTCTACGAGACCGCTGGCGGCGGTCCCGACCAGCAGATCTTCGTTCTGACCCGCGACGGCCACCGATATCGCGCGATCTTCGACGAGCTGAACGGCATCAGCTGGTTCATGTTCTCCAACAACAAGGGCGTCCAGGACCGAGCCACCGGCGAGCCGACCTATCTGAGCTGGGCCAGCTCCCAGGCCAACGATCCCATGGATCCCCAGTTCATTCACCCCGTCTACGCCGACGATACGGCGGAGGACGTGACCAACCGGATCTTCGTCAACCCGCCAGATCCCACCACCATCACCGGCGCCAGCGGTCTGGGGGAAATCCTGGGCTATCAGGCCGGCCCCGGCTTCTTGCCCGCCCCTACCAACCTACAATTCGACGGCACCGCTTCCGGCGGCGGTACCGCCATGGCCCCCAACGGCTTCACCGACAGCGTCTTCACCTTCGGCTCGGATCCGTCCCTGAATGGCGTGCGCTACTCCCTGACCATCGATGCCGACCGCAACGGCAGCTACGGCGACACCATTGATCGCCGCCTGAGCGGGGTCTTCGACAGTACCGGCAACACGCTCTCCTACGACGGCACCGACGGCCTCGGCGACCCCCTGGACTTCGACCAGATCTACACCGCTCGCATCCAGGGCACCGGTGCAGAAGTGCATTTTCCCCTCACCGATGTCGAGAACTTCGGCAACGGCCTGACCATCGAGCGCCTGACCAACCCTGGTGCCGGCGACGTCTTCCGTGCCGCCTACGACGACTTCAACGGCTCCGCCCTCACCAACACCATGCCGGTGAGCCTGCCCGGAGGCGGCGACTCGTCCGTTACAGGCTTCCACTCCTGGAGTGCCAATAGCGGCAATAGGGACACCATCGACACCTGGACCTTCACCGCTGTCACCGGCCCGGCGGTCACCCAATTCGCCGTCGGCTCGCCGGCGGGAGGCGTGCCGCCGGCGTTCAGCAAGACGTTCTCTCCCAATCCGGTGGCCGCCCTGGAGGTCACCACCCTGACCTTCTTCATCGACAACCTCGCCAACCCGGTGGCGGCCAACAACCTCGATTTCAGCGATACCTTCCCCGCCGGCATGACCGTAGCGGACCCGGCCAACGCCGCCACAGACTGCACCGGTGGCACTCTCACCGCCGCCCCCGGCGCGGGAAGCATGAGCTACACCGGCGGCAGCATCGCCGCCAACAGCCTGTGCTCCGTCAGTGTGGACGTCACCAGCGACACTCAAGGTCTGAGCGCCAACGTCTCCGGCGAGCTGACCTCGGACCTCGGCTCCAGCGGCACCGCCACCGACACCCTGGAGGTGCTGGCTCCGCTGCCGGTGGCGGATCTGGCGACGGTCAAGCAAGCCTCCGCGGCCAACGTGGAAAGCGGCGGGACCCTGACCTACACCATCACCGTCACCAACAACAGCGCCACGGTCACCGTGCCCGACGTGGTGGTGATCGACGACCTACCGCTGGAGGTCACCCTCCTGGGCAGCTCCGGCTGCGCCGAGGATCCCCTGGGCGCCCCCATTTGCACCCTCGGCTCTCTGGCCCCGGGGGCCTCCACCTTCTACACCCTCGAGGTACAGGTGGACGCCGCCGACGGCGCATCCCTGGTCAACACCGCCATTGCCACCTCCGAGCAGACCAACGACGACGATCCCACCAACGACATCTCCGTCGCCGAGGTCACGGTCGGCCTGGTGGCCATCCCGACCCTCGATGTGGTGGGCTTTTCCATGTTGGCCTTACTGCTGCTGACCGCAGCCCTGCGGCGCCTGCGCAGGATCTGA
- a CDS encoding response regulator transcription factor — translation MDTPNDALRVLLVDDHAVVLRGLEALLAEADEVEVVGAAGDGGEAVELAHRLRPDVILMDLLMPGVDGTEATAKILRRHPAMRIVVLTGADIGRHVLPALRAGALGYVSKSSNLEELLTAIRQVAAGRASFPYELTRRLLAELDAPNPVEPLSPREQEILREVARGLSNHAIAQRLHISAATVRTHVSNIFGKIAVSNRVEATLYALRHGIAFLEDASPSPPPAT, via the coding sequence ATGGACACCCCCAACGATGCCCTCCGCGTGCTTCTCGTCGACGACCATGCCGTGGTCCTCCGCGGGCTGGAGGCCCTCCTGGCCGAGGCCGACGAGGTCGAGGTGGTGGGCGCCGCCGGCGACGGCGGGGAAGCGGTGGAGCTGGCGCATCGGCTGCGGCCGGACGTCATCCTCATGGACCTGTTGATGCCCGGCGTGGACGGCACCGAGGCCACAGCGAAAATCCTGCGCCGGCATCCGGCGATGCGCATCGTCGTGCTCACCGGCGCCGATATCGGACGCCACGTGCTGCCGGCGCTGCGAGCCGGCGCTCTCGGCTATGTCTCCAAGAGCTCGAACCTGGAGGAGTTGCTGACGGCGATCCGCCAGGTGGCCGCGGGCCGCGCCTCCTTCCCCTACGAGCTGACCCGCCGCCTGCTCGCAGAGCTGGATGCCCCGAACCCGGTGGAGCCGCTGAGCCCCCGCGAGCAAGAGATCCTGCGCGAGGTGGCCCGCGGGCTGAGCAACCACGCCATCGCCCAACGCCTGCACATCTCTGCCGCGACGGTGCGCACCCACGTCTCCAACATCTTCGGCAAGATCGCCGTTTCGAACCGGGTCGAAGCCACCCTCTACGCCCTCCGCCACGGCATCGCATTCCTCGAGGACGCGTCCCCTAGCCCTCCGCCCGCTACGTAA